In Vicinamibacterales bacterium, the DNA window ACTTCACATCGTCGATCTCGGCTGCGGCGTCGCCGGCAGTGCGTGCTACCTGGCAGCGCGCCTGCCTGTGCGCGTGACCGGCATCACGCTCAGTCCCGTGCAGGCCCGGCTCGCCCAGACCCGCATCCACGAGGCCGGTCTGTCGGATCGTGTGGTCTGTCTCGAGGGCGACTTCAACGCACTGCCGCCCGAACTGGGCACGGCGGATCTGGCGTACGCCATTGAGTCGTTCGTGCATGGCCCGGCGCCCGATCGTTTCTTCGAGCAGTGCCGGCGGCTGGTCCGACCTGGCGGCGCGCTCGTCGTCTGCGACGACTTCCGCCGGCCCACCGCGGATCCCAGGGCCGCTCGCGCCATCGATCGCTTTTGCCGAGGCTGGCATGTCAACGCACTGCCGAATCGGGAGGCGCTGCAGGCGCTGGCGCGAAACCACGGCTTCGAGCACGACGCCACCGTCGATCTGTCGCCGTACCTCGAGCTTCGCCGTGGGCGCGACCGCGTGCTCGACGTTCTATTGCCGCTGCTCAGGCTGCTGCCGTTGAGCGCCGGTCGCTACGACTACTTGGCCGGCGGAAGCGCGCTGCAGGAGTGCCTTGAGAAAGGGTGGCTGGGCTACGATCTCGTCACTTTCAGAAGTGAGAAGTGAGAAGTTGGAAGTGAGAAGTACGAAACGCTAGATCACGCGCGTGATGACGGGTTCGCTGTCGGTGGCGTGACCGGTGTTGGTCTGGGAATCCAGCTCGCAATCGAACAGCACGTCGCCGCCCATCCGGAACACGCGGTAGCCGGGGCGCAGGCAGTCGCGCAGGCGGGCCTGCGGCGCCAGCCGGATGGCGGGGCGGCCGTCGCCGATCAACACCGGCGCGATGGCAATCTGCAGTCGATTCAGCAGGTTCGCTTCCAGAAACGCCGACACCGTGACGCCGCCGCCTTCGACGAACACGCGGGCGCAGCCGCGCGCGCGCAGCAACTGCAACACCTCCGACACGCCGCCGGGCCCATCGCCGATGCCGACGGCAGTGGCGTCGCCCACCAGGCCCTCCCCTGGCGCCAAGCGTGATTGCTCACAGATATACAGCGTGGGGGCCGCCCCGTCGGTGAAGAGCCGGAAGGTGGGCGCCAGCCGGCGGCCCGGGTCGAAGATCACGCGCAGCGGATGTGGTCCCGTCACGTGACGGGTCGTCAACTGTGGATCGTCGGCAGCCACGGTGCCGGCGCCGACGACGACCGCGTCGCACAAGGCGCGCATGCGATGCAAATGAAGAATGTTGCCGCCGCCGGTGACGAACTGCGAATCGCCCGAATGGGTGGCGATGAAGCCGTCGAGACTCTGGCCGAGGTGGCCGATGGTCATCGGTCGGGCCGGCGTCGCGCTGCAGATGGGGAGGTAGAGATCGAGCAGGTGTGACCCCACGCTGTCGGCCGGCAGGCGCGAGTGCCATCCGGTGCCGGGTCGCCACTCGAGCACGGCGTCGTCAGCGTCACCGGCCAGCG includes these proteins:
- a CDS encoding RibD family protein yields the protein MSPESISSPPAVAADAVWHLLLAASAMAGAMERDGRARSFALDACATLQPLAGDADDAVLEWRPGTGWHSRLPADSVGSHLLDLYLPICSATPARPMTIGHLGQSLDGFIATHSGDSQFVTGGGNILHLHRMRALCDAVVVGAGTVAADDPQLTTRHVTGPHPLRVIFDPGRRLAPTFRLFTDGAAPTLYICEQSRLAPGEGLVGDATAVGIGDGPGGVSEVLQLLRARGCARVFVEGGGVTVSAFLEANLLNRLQIAIAPVLIGDGRPAIRLAPQARLRDCLRPGYRVFRMGGDVLFDCELDSQTNTGHATDSEPVITRVI
- a CDS encoding class I SAM-dependent methyltransferase — its product is MAGDTAMSSQPAPRFGLAQVRDYYDRHTAAFVSHGQGGGAGAIHRAVWGPGVSNRAQAFHYVEDRIAELIHSLPAVAGRPLHIVDLGCGVAGSACYLAARLPVRVTGITLSPVQARLAQTRIHEAGLSDRVVCLEGDFNALPPELGTADLAYAIESFVHGPAPDRFFEQCRRLVRPGGALVVCDDFRRPTADPRAARAIDRFCRGWHVNALPNREALQALARNHGFEHDATVDLSPYLELRRGRDRVLDVLLPLLRLLPLSAGRYDYLAGGSALQECLEKGWLGYDLVTFRSEK